A DNA window from Linepithema humile isolate Giens D197 chromosome 6, Lhum_UNIL_v1.0, whole genome shotgun sequence contains the following coding sequences:
- the LOC105668185 gene encoding protein crumbs-like, protein MKKYQNANFTPLELLSNVAKHLRQRLAGMPEKIMLCDNDINECVTLNPCKHDGVCVNVPGSFRCECPDQFTGDLCEKFRLITCENNPCMRGATCLDSPNPKTGDNFTCNCRPGYDDPVCNSPYCTLPGQRCQNGRCEFLETNYEYQPRCTCAPGYTGLYCETDIDECAPDLKGEVPCKNGGKTGYTDGNCTEDIDECENSETNCGHGRCQNLPGSYECVCDFGYCGYNCTMLDPCQENYCQNGGTCRCAKGGGYECECTSDYTGLNCTEREHLFSSQAIDIAVIVGPIVGCFFLIIISFLIALFMMARKKRATRGTYSPSAQEFSNPRVEMDNVMKPPPEERLI, encoded by the exons ATGAAGAAGTATCAAAATGCGAATTTTACGCCGCTGGAGTTGCTGAGCAACGTTGCAAAGCATCTGCGACAGCGGCTGGCAGGGATGCCT gaaaaaattaTGCT atGCGACAACGATATCAACGAGTGCGTGACGCTGAATCCCTGCAAACACGACGGCGTGTGCGTGAATGTGCCGGGCTCATTTCGCTGCGAGTGCCCGGACCAGTTTACTGGTGAtttgtgcgaaaaattccgACTGATCACATGTGAGAACAACCCATGCATGCGCGGCGCGACCTGCCTCGACTCGCCGAACCCGAAGACAGGCGATAACTTCACCTGCAACTGCCGACCCGGTTACGACGATCCAGTTTGTAACTCGCCTTATTGTACTCTACCTGGTCAGAGATGCCAGAACGGAAGATGCGAGTTTTTAGAAACGAATtatgaatat CAACCGAGATGCACTTGCGCTCCTGGTTACACCGGTCTGTACTGCGAGACGGACATTGATGAATGCGCGCCGGATCTCAAGGGCGAAGTACCTTGCAAGAACGGCGGCAA AACCGGATACACCGATGGCAATTGCACCGAGGACATAGACGAATGCGAAAATTCGGAGACAAATTGTGGACACGGCAGGTGTCAAAATCTGCCTGGTAGTTACGAGTGCGTTTGCGATTTTGGCTATTGCGGCTACAATTGCACCATGTTGGATCCTTGCCAGGAG aattattgtcAGAACGGTGGCACCTGCAGGTGTGCCAAAGGTGGCGGATACGAATGTGAATGCACTTCTGATTACACGGGACTAAATTGTACTGAG cGGGAGCACTTATTTAGTAGCCAAGCCATCGACATAGCAGTGATCGTAGGTCCAATTGTGGGCTGTTTTTTCCTCATCATCATTAGCTTTCTTATAGCGCTCTTCATGATGGCAAGAAAGAAACGCGCTACACGCGGCACGTATAGTCCGAGTGCTCAGGAATTCAGTAATCCGCGAGTGGAAATGGATAATGTGATGAAACCTCCTCCGGAGGAAAGATTGATCTAA